The segment TCCGATCGGAGAGATTTATTGCTTATGGGTCGTCCCATCGGTGCACGTTGGTCCCACGGGTAAGGTTTTGATTCTCGAGTTGGATCCGGCTGGATCGACGTTGTCGATTCTTGATGGCGTGGTTCCGATAGTTTGATTGAGATCCATAGTCGCGCTTAGGAAACTTAGATCGGTTTTTTAAGCAAAGATGTTTTTCGTTTATCTTCCCTACAATCGGCACCAAAATGTAGATCCTAAAATCTACACTAAGAATTTGATAGTGATCGAGAGTTTAATCAGGAGAAGATAAATGATGTAGGCAACGATATCTTTAGAACACAACAATATAATCAGTTTCCAGTAAGCGAAAATAGACTTTTATTGATGAATGATATCGAATACAATGTGTAAAACAAGATCGAATGTTACAACGAGATCGTAAAAAAAAGGTCTAAAGATCGATGAAAACAAGGTCGAAGTATGGGTGCATGTCTTTCTCAAGGGTTTACAACGTGTCCTTCTCCATGTATGTTCTCCTCTCTTTATAGTATGTTGCTCTCGTGACGTTCGCAACTGCTCCGCGATCTCAGCAATCGTTATGCGATCTCCGGATCTTTGAAATCTCCGTTTGGGGCTCGAGTGCTCGTTGTGGGCTTTAACTCTTCGCGGCCCATTCAGTTGATCGTGGCCCATTTGCACATTGACCGAAATTGGGTCCAACAGATGTCATCAGTTTGTTGTTTAGGTTCTTCGACTTCATTGATGTGTTCTTCTTGCAATTGTTGTTCTTCTCCATCGATTATTCGTCCACAAGGTGTAACTTTGATAACGGTAAACCAATTGATTCATGATTCTCTCATCCGAGGATATGGAAGGAACCTGGCCTGGTCTGCTTGCGAAGCTAATATGAAAGgttcgaatttgttgtaccttcGTTTACTATTGGCATCAACTACACCGAATTTGTTCAatcgaacacctctgttgacgacggggtcgaaccattttttcttgtttattttcgtcgttaaaattgtgttttcttgtagtgttcattttttctttcattATTGTTTAATTAGTCCATAAACTAAAATACCAGTTTTAGGATCCAACAAATaaggttttgtttcttttagaaactttcaaatttaattctaaaagcaagaaaataagAAGCAACTCCTCTAAACAATTAGTGTATTAACTTTTCACTTATTCTATATGAATGATCTTAGGTTTGTGTTTCTCAATTCCTTATGTATTGGTTATTATTATCTTTGTTAATTTTTGGATACAAGTATTaggtaataaataaaaacatgcatataatgaatatataattcaaataataagagttgtaaatgatatattcttttatgtttttctcatttttctataattttttttatcatttattaaataaataattttaaatctaatgCATGTTATTTACACAAAAATAACTCTataattaatttctttttataagCACATTCTAAATTTACATTCAGATTATGAAAACGATATAGtccctctgtttcataataagtgtcattctaactttttttttcttgttacacaaaaaatgtcactttacaatttcaatgtaaattatatttattttcagttgaaaattaattgcaaactgtattgtttttataaataattttatttatctcaaatattattgGTCAGAAAGATGTAATTAATAACAAGTTACATATATTTCTGTTACTTTTTGAGTCTGTGTGAAAAGTGTCAAAGTGCACTTATTCATTGAGGGAGAgagtaatatattttaaacattataaataGCAACTTGTGAGTTAGTCCACACAGCCGTTTCATGCGAAACAGAATTGGACATGTATATAAAAACCACAATTCGCTGTGGATCAGCCCGCCCGGTTCGTAAAAATGATCCGCTAGGCTATAGACTACTTGGCCGCGGTTTGGTCCGCATGATATCTCTAGGAGGAGACAAAGCGAATTATACCATACTTGTGACCTTACCTTTACTTAAATGCCGTGTGGAGAATCTAGCTGAAGATTTAAAGACGCAATGCATTGACACGTAGCCAATTAGAAACCTCCACGTCTTCCTTCATCCATTGAGTGGATAAAAGACACAGTTAGGGTGTTTTGATCATCGTCAGTCAACCGCTCTAAACCCAAGTTGGCTCATTTTCTTTCTCAGAAAATCAAATCTGAAATCTTCGAACTTCGATTGTTATGGAGGCAGAGTTGCTCGACTGGGAGCTTGTGCATGGCTCCGACACGGAATCAACTGATTCAACCGCATCGGAGAAGAAAACGGGGAGCTCAAATGGAATCGATGATGGTATGATTCTCTCGCATCATTTCGATCAGTTGGATGTTTGTGAATCGAGTGACGCTTGTATCAGAAACGAATTGGGGTTGAGTGGTTTTGAAGATGCGCAAGCCGAGAGCGAGGCTGTGGCTTATGTTGCGAGAGAGTGTTTGTCCGAGACAGACCATCTCCAAGTTGCTGATGGAAGAAGGCACGTTGAGAGCCAACTTGGTGTAGAAGAGGATCCGAGCAATTCAGAGGGAAACCAACTGGTTTCTGGGATTGTTCACGGTGAAGAGGAGATTGGATCTGATAGCGAAGCAGTTGAGGAAAGTGGAGGGGATGCTGTGGTTGTGAGATGTGGTGATGATAGTAGTAAAGGCAGAGAGACTGTTTGGTGGAAGATGCCTTTGGTGCTTGTCAAGTACTGTGCTTTTAGGATTGGTCCTGTCTGGTCTGTCTCCATGGCTGCAGCTGTGATGGGTTTTCTTCTCTTTGGACGCAGACTCTACAACATTAAAAACAAACCTCAAAGGATTCATCTTGAAGTTGCTTTCGACTATAAGGTGGTAACATTGAACTTGAATTGCGTTATCATTTTGCTTGGATTGATTCGTTTTAGGAGTCAGCTTTGCTCTTATCTTACGTTGATGCAAAGTAAACTTTGGTCTACCTTTAGCTGTAGAATTTCAAATTTTGGTCTACTTCACCCTCCTAGCTTGGGTTGTTTATATGGTCTGTGCAGAAGGTGTCCCAGGTGATGAGTCAGGCAGCTCGACTCAATGAAGGATTCACAGAGGTAAGAAGGGTCCCTGTGATCCGCCCTGCTCTGCCAGCTCCTGGTGCATGGCCGGTTTTGAGCCTTAGATGAGAAGCTGGATCATACAATCTTTTCATCTACCAAAAGAACAGAGATGCATGCGTGTACAGCGTCTTATCATGTTATGTACCAAAAAAGAATAGAGACACATGTCTTTGTGATGCTCCTATCATATGCTATATAATATTGCTATGCATTACCAAGTTATGCAATCAGTTTGTCAAATATACCACTTTCTTTGATCAAAACAAAAATCCATTTGAATTTCAAAGGTTGATCAAATTGCATATTGCACTAATATTCGTAATCcccaaaaagattaaaaaaaagaaaaaaggatcCCCAAAACGAAGACTCAGCTTATTTATACACTTAACCCAACTCTGCTACCTTTCTTGATCATAAATCCTCAATTCACTTGTGATCTTTCTTGTCTCGAGTCTTAAACTTTGGTAGATTCCGGATCCGAGTCTGAAACAAGAGCAGAAACATCCACGGAAGCTTCGCTCTTGCTTCTACCACCCCTCCTCTGTCCGTCAACGTTTCTTGTGCCTTGGGAAGAATCACAAGGAGCTGCTTCATATAAAGTTACAGACTTGCCCCTGCTATGGAGATTAGCCATGACTTCCTCTTGCGCATTACCGTCCTCCTTGAGAGTCTCGAGGACTTCTACTACATGACTCATGAGGGGCCTTCCTTTAGGGTTTTGGCTTAAGCATTGGTATGCCAAATCAGCTACTTTCATCAAGGCCTTGGTGGTGTACTGCCCATCCATTCGAGGGTCTATGATCCTCAAAAGCTTTTTGTTGTGATTGAGTAGCGGTCTTGCCCACTCGACCAAGTTATGCTCCCGGCAAGGTCTGCTTTTGTCCATTGCCCTTTTCCCAAGGAGCATCTCAAGGAGAAGAACCCCAAATCCATAAACATCACTTCTCGATGTCAAATGCCCTAATGACAACAACAAATAGAGTCATTTTAAAAACAGCTATGAAAAGTGGGAATGGAAAATTAGCAAAGACAGACAGACCTGTCATAACATACTCAGGAGCAGCGTATCCGTAAGTGCCCATAACACGTGTTGACACATGCGTTTGATCTCCGCTGGGGCCATCTTTAGCTAGTCCAAAGTCAGCGAGTTTAGCATTGTAACACTGCACAAGCATTACACCTTTCAGGGGGGGGGTGGGAGCATAGACAGACAAACCGAAACAAGACTGTAGTAACTTCACTAACAATTCTAAAATCTGAAAACAAAGCAGACCTCGTCGAGCAATATGTTGGCAGTCTTGAGATCTCGATAGATGACGGAGCGTTCAGCACCATGAAGAAAGGCGAGACCCTTGGCTGCGTGTAGAGCGATCTTCACTCTTTTGGACCATGTCAAAGTGCAACCAACTCCTGCCAAGAGAAAGAAACATTTCATATTATATAAAGACTTAaatcacaaacaaacaaaggAGGAAAACAGAAAGATACTTCGAAAGAGATGTTTCTCGAGGCTTCCCAATGACATGTATTCATAGACTAACAACCTGTGGTCATCTTCACAGCAGTAGCCAATAAGCTTGACCAAGTTGGGATGACTAAGCTGCCCTAAATAGTTAACTTCAGcctacaacaacaaaaatccaACACTTTGAAAAAacataactctctctctctctagatacATAGCACAATTACACATACATACCAGCCACTCGCGATCTCCCTGAAAGCCCTCTGGATTAAGTTCCTTGATAGCAACTTTGGTGGAGTTGTAACCAGGCCGCACGGTCTCATCAACGACACCTTTGTAGACGACGCCGAAGCCACCCTCGCCGAGGATGAAATCAGGCCTGAACTGCTTGGTGGCTAACTTCATCTCCTCGTAGGTGAAGATGTCGACGTTCTCGTAACCAGGATTGGACTGCAGATCTTTGATGTTTTTCGGAGGCAAAGGCAAACCGCTTGGACTCGGTTTCCCACCCaccgacgacgacgacgactcTTTACAATCCGTATTCATTAGATACACTGCAAAAttcaatttgttttttacaAAGGAGATCCGAATCCGACATGATAAGATTGAGATACCTGGTGCTGGTGTCTTCTTCTGAGAGGAGTTTTGGTTTTGAGAGAATTGGAACTGCCCTTGAGCGCTAAAGCAAATCCCCATGAAACTCCTAGAGATTAAAAAAGGCTATTTATTTTATTCGATTACATTCTCCATATTAAGCAAGAAATCTGAGACGGATCAAGGAGAAGAAAGGCTATTTATTTTATTCGATTACATTCTCCATATTAAGCAAGAAATCTGAGACGGATCAAGGAGAAGAAAAGCCCCGAGATGGTTTCTCGGAGTcaggcagagagagagagagagagatatgaaaaacaaaaaaaaaagataaaagggAGGAAGAATaattgtagagagagagagaatgatcCGTTGgacagagagaagagagagagagaagagagagagggttCCCGGCCGACGGCGTGGCTCCTTAAGCCACCGTCGGTCCGGTCATGTTTTTCAAGTTTCTTTTAAACGGGGGTTTAGGTGTTTAGGTTTTTAGTTTGTGGATCTGGTTGGGTTTAGTCTCGGCGGCGCACCTTTCTACGGTGGCCGTCCGATTTTGTCCCGGGAAGTGATGGCTTTCTCAGCATCTTCTTCGCCGGTTTCTGTTTCCGGGAGTCGGTGGCTTCTTCAGCACCGAGATCGCCGGCTTTGGTTCCGGGAGGCGGTGGCTCTCTTAGCACCGCTAGCGCCGGCTAGTTTCTCGAGTTACCTCACCGCGATCTACGAATCCGaccctctcttcttcatctgCCTCTCGTTTCTGAATCTGGTTCCGCATGCATGTATGTCGGAGATGATGAGCGATTGTAGGCGGGTTTATTCTCTATTAAATTCGTAGATCCGGTTAGTTATGAGTCTCGGTGTGCGTTGGTTGTATTCGAGTTGTGGTGGAATGGTGGGTTTGAATGGTTTCGGCTCAATTCCGATGACGGCGTAGTGTTTAGGCGTCGTATCGCGGAATCCGGAGCCGAAGGAAGAAGATAGGGAGGcgcgcgcttcgcgcggatcgAGCGGCGTTGCCCTAGCTAGGGTTTTCGGAATTTGGGTCTGTTGGCCCATAATGGTTGTTGTGCTTTTGTTTAATGTATTTGGGCTTTTCTAGTTGTTCCTTGTAAGGTTTGGGCTGTGCCCTTTTGGGTTGTTTAACCcctttaattaataaattcagatggaaaaaaaaaaaaaagagaatgatCCGTTGGAATCGATGGAATTTCAGAGACTAGCCGCCAAATCAGAAGAGCCAACCCTATTAACTCTTGTTTTCTTCTTAACCAATTATATTTCTCCACGTCACCAAACAGGTCCAATGGTCGGTGTTGAGACTTCTCTATTTCGTTACGAATTTAGGATCCGGTTACACTAAACCCGACCCGGTTAAAATACTACGAAACGATACTTAGGCCCACTGTAGAATAAAGCCCGTTTAAACCaattttaaagaagaaaaacagtGTTTCGACCAAGTCAAAGAATCCTCATCCATATGCCAAAGCGCACACACACGTGTCTTAGCTGCATATCTCACTAACATACAACATTTATAACCGTCAAAAAACTATCTCCAAATCCTCTCAGTTTCTGCTGCAACCAGGGTAGAAATACTCAATACCATTTTCCTTGATCCGGAATTGAAAATTCTGCAACTTGTTCCTCGAGCTTCCTTTTCCCGACTTGCTGCTTATCATCCCCTTGTTCACAACTGTCAGCTGTATTAGCATTACGCCAAACACAAAAGATTAGTTTCTAATGAATCCAAAGAAAAGGAGGAGGAGGGCATTGAGAGATTTACTTGGCCATGTACGTCATTTGCTAAACCTGAGGCTAAAGGCTCTGCTTTTATCACAATATCCGCAAGGCATACCATCTGTAGCAAATACGCAGGTCTCTCCATGCTCGAGTATATATCTTCGTGATTGAGAGTGACCACCGAACAATTCTGTTGGTAgagaaaaaaagttattaagaAGGGGGTTAATAGAGTAAAGAAGAATAAAGCTTACGCTTTCAGAAGTTAAGGTGTGGCAGTAATGAAGGAAGTCCAAGACGTGATCTGAATTGCTATTGGTAGCAGCAATTTCCAGGAGAGACATGTCATCCACCATAACAGTTATGTTGCTATTAGTCACACTGCGTAGCTTTCCAACTGTTCCTTGTATCTCCCGAAATAGCTTTGCAACTCCACTCTCATTAtctgtgttaaaaaaaaaaattccattgTTCCAAATCTGATTTGCAGGGAGCAGAATCAATATGCtactctcttttttcttttgagcAACAATCAATATTTGCTTAAGTGGTCGATTTCAAAGAAGAAGTGGTGATAAAACAATCGAGATAACCAAAAGTTAGGAGCCAGATATAGAGATGTCCTAATTCTCCCTAAGGCCAAGGCACTCTCAGACATCGACAGTCCAACTAAAAGTACGAATGACTAGGAGAACACCAGTTTACCTGAGCATTTCATCATGAGCATGTCAACGAAAACCAATCGATTGTTTGTCTTTTGAGTAGCTAGATTGCATCCCTGTCAGACCAACATGGTAAGacaatgagaaaaaaaaagaaaaaaagaaggatTGTGGATGATTACGAGTTTACGCAGAACTCGATCGTAATGAGAGAAAGGGCGAGCAAAGGCGAGAAAGATAAGGGAATCAGAGGAATGAGGGGAGAGAAGACGCTTCATCATCTGGTGAAGCACAAACGAACCACTCGTCTCCACACAGTCCTCGATCAGCACTACCTTCCCTCTCAGTGGCGATGGCTCATCTAACCCTAAGGCTAGATCCAGGAGGTTCACAGATCGATCCATGGGCTCAACCAAACTGACAAGCAAGCAAGCTTGGTGTTGGTGGCAATTTGGCTGCACGCTACGCCGGAGAAAGAGATGTATGTAGCCTTGAAACGAGTGGCGAAAGTTAGGTTTCTTCTTTTTAcaatgttttgaaaaccggaTATTGACTAGGCATTGTAGCCCAGACAATGGCCAGTTCCGGTTCAAccagattttatattttaatataatttccaaacttaattaactagatatatatatgtatagatataaaactattttcataaagctttttatcatttttaaaatctaaaaaattatacgaaaataaaataaaaacttcaaaattaatataaaatataataaagcaAATTTATTTAGAcagaaatttaaaagaaaatattaattttttttatagaatctttttgaaatttgcaattcttttatttttttttaattttaattttgaaagcAGTCAAGTTTTAATATCACACCTAGTCACTAGTTGTAACGAATTTGATCGAGTTTACCGATTTAATTTAAATCAGATTTTTGTCATATTTCAGAACCTGCTAGAAAAACGAGTCACGACGATCTCCGGTTTTTAAAATACTAGTTTTTGCAACTTGTAAAAGTATTTCacattaacaaaaacaaaaaggacCCCTAGACTTTGATTAAAGAGAAAATCGTGTAGATaacatttttaaagtttttgtccTTTAGTAAACTTTAAAATTATGAGTAAATTATCAAAggtataaaaattaataaataataaaaaataaaaaataagaaaattgaaCTACTTTTTTGATatttctttctcaaaaaaattaattttcaatttttagtcAAAACTTAGCTTTTTccaaaaagataattttatcaaaagaaaaaattcaaacctttttatcaaataaaatctattttcaacttttttttcaaaaagttttcttttctctatgtatcttaaaaatatttagggaAAGCTCATGAGCTTGTATACTATCTTCCTGAATAAAAAGATTTGCATTCATGAATATCTTTATAAATGTGTAAATAGAATTGGACTATCTTCTTATAAAAGGTATAACGTCGTGTGCTGATGATGATAATATTCCAAAATGGATGTCAATGAACGCAGGAAGATATACCGGAGGAGTTTGCGAAAGTAGTTGTGAATTTCATATCACGTAACGGAATCGGAGCTCATGTTGTTGAGGTCTGTTCTGTGTTGTGTTCTATGACTCACTCTCTGTTTGATGGTAAAGTCTCAATTAGACAATCCATTTATTTTGACAGATACCAGGAAATGGAAGCCTTCACAGCCCAAGACTTGAATCAGTCATCACAAGGTAGACAATGCCGTGGTCTTTCACTTGTTTTGCTTGTCAGCTTATGAATTAGAACAAGCTAGGAACTCAATTCACACTACAAATATACAGTCCGGACAAAACTAGTCTTGCTGTTCAAGTGCGATTTTAGTTTCCCTAGTTATATGTTTCTAAATATGTCTATTGGGCATCGAGAATTCAGCATGGAATGGTACATACAACTTTCGTCGTCGAAGAATCTGATTTGAAACCAAAAACTAGGCAAGTGGAATAAAATCTCCTGAATTTCGTGGTGGAGAAGATTGCCTCTTCTTCCCcattgaaaaaattaaagatatacAAAGCAAGTTTATGACCACCATATACGTTGGTCTTATTTTTTATCTATGCGA is part of the Brassica rapa cultivar Chiifu-401-42 chromosome A09, CAAS_Brap_v3.01, whole genome shotgun sequence genome and harbors:
- the LOC103838897 gene encoding uncharacterized protein LOC103838897 codes for the protein MEAELLDWELVHGSDTESTDSTASEKKTGSSNGIDDGMILSHHFDQLDVCESSDACIRNELGLSGFEDAQAESEAVAYVARECLSETDHLQVADGRRHVESQLGVEEDPSNSEGNQLVSGIVHGEEEIGSDSEAVEESGGDAVVVRCGDDSSKGRETVWWKMPLVLVKYCAFRIGPVWSVSMAAAVMGFLLFGRRLYNIKNKPQRIHLEVAFDYKKVSQVMSQAARLNEGFTEVRRVPVIRPALPAPGAWPVLSLR
- the LOC103838896 gene encoding probable serine/threonine-protein kinase PBL17, encoding MGICFSAQGQFQFSQNQNSSQKKTPAPVYLMNTDCKESSSSSVGGKPSPSGLPLPPKNIKDLQSNPGYENVDIFTYEEMKLATKQFRPDFILGEGGFGVVYKGVVDETVRPGYNSTKVAIKELNPEGFQGDREWLAEVNYLGQLSHPNLVKLIGYCCEDDHRLLVYEYMSLGSLEKHLFRRVGCTLTWSKRVKIALHAAKGLAFLHGAERSVIYRDLKTANILLDECYNAKLADFGLAKDGPSGDQTHVSTRVMGTYGYAAPEYVMTGHLTSRSDVYGFGVLLLEMLLGKRAMDKSRPCREHNLVEWARPLLNHNKKLLRIIDPRMDGQYTTKALMKVADLAYQCLSQNPKGRPLMSHVVEVLETLKEDGNAQEEVMANLHSRGKSVTLYEAAPCDSSQGTRNVDGQRRGGRSKSEASVDVSALVSDSDPESTKV
- the LOC103838895 gene encoding elongator complex protein 6 — protein: MDRSVNLLDLALGLDEPSPLRGKVVLIEDCVETSGSFVLHQMMKRLLSPHSSDSLIFLAFARPFSHYDRVLRKLGCNLATQKTNNRLVFVDMLMMKCSDNESGVAKLFREIQGTVGKLRSVTNSNITVMVDDMSLLEIAATNSNSDHVLDFLHYCHTLTSESNCSVVTLNHEDIYSSMERPAYLLQMVCLADIVIKAEPLASGLANDVHGQLTVVNKGMISSKSGKGSSRNKLQNFQFRIKENGIEYFYPGCSRN